Proteins from one Anastrepha obliqua isolate idAnaObli1 chromosome 2, idAnaObli1_1.0, whole genome shotgun sequence genomic window:
- the LOC129238499 gene encoding farnesol dehydrogenase — protein MNRWRNRVAVVTGASSGIGAACAKLILAQGIQVVGLARRIQRLEQLKLSLPTAQQKLFHFKQCDVSQEQQVNEAFDWIEQTLGGTDILVNNAGILRDGNLVDMSISDIRDVVNTNLMGSIYCLQNAIKSMRKRNYPGHLIFINSTAGLAGYNPGKDDPSLNVYTPTKFALNAVNEICRQELITLKTKVKTTNISPGWVSTEIVPDETKAQLGDVILHADDIANAVIYALSTPPHAQVQEITLRALGEWF, from the exons TGCCAGTTCGGGCATCGGTGCCGCCTGTGCCAAATTGATTTTGGCCCAAGGTATACAGGTTGTTGGACTGGCACGTCGCATCCAACGCTTGGAGCAGCTTAAGCTATCCCTGCCCACTGCCCAGCAAAAACTATTCCACTTCAAACAATGTGACGTATCTCAAGAACAACAAGTAAATGAGGCGTTTGATTGGATCGAGCAGACGTTGGGCGGCACGGACATACTCGTCAACAATGCAGGCATCCTACGCGATGGCAATCTGGTAGACATGTCAATTAGTGATATTCGCGATGTAGTAAATACAAACTTGATGGGCTCCATCTATTGCCTACAAAATGCTATCAAAAGCATGCGAAAACGCAACTACCCGGggcatttgatttttattaacagCACAGCTGGTTTGGCGGGGTATAATCCGGGCAAGGATGATCCCAGCTTGAATGTTTATACACCAACGAAATTCGCTTTGAATGCAGTTAATGAGATTTGTCGACAAGAGCTGATAACACTGAAAACAAAGGTCAAGACAACG AACATCAGTCCGGGTTGGGTATCTACTGAAATCGTACCGGACGAAACCAAAGCGCAGTTGGGCGATGTGATTTTacatgccgatgatattgccaATGCAGTCATTTATGCGCTCTCCACACCACCACACGCGCAGGTGCAAGAGATAACTTTGCGCGCCCTAGGCGAGTGGTTCTGA